From the Lathyrus oleraceus cultivar Zhongwan6 chromosome 4, CAAS_Psat_ZW6_1.0, whole genome shotgun sequence genome, one window contains:
- the LOC127076219 gene encoding phosphoinositide phosphatase SAC2 isoform X1 encodes MEISKEKLQKSVGVVDGVDSKSCYMQKFRLYETRSRFYMIGRDKSRTFWRVLKIDRLEPSELNIVEDPTLYSEAECCDILKRIHDGNKSTGGLKFVTTCYGIIGFIKFLEPYYMLLITKRKKIGTICGHDVYAITKSEMVPIPHPSVRSKLAYSKDENRYKKLLCSMDLTKDFFYSYSYNIMLSLQKNLSGHNVMGQSLYETLFVWNEFLTRGIRNTLQNTSWTVALVYGFFKQVNLSISGREFNMIIIARRSRHYAGTRYLKRGVNERGRVANDVETEQIVFADASDGSPMQISSVVQIRGSIPLFWSQEASPLNMKPDIILSQKDAMFEATRLHFDNLVKRYGNPIIILNLIKTREKKPRETILRTEFANAVKSINQNLSGDERLRFLHWDLHRHSRRSKATNVLLQLGKVAAFALKLTGIFYCPVTPNMKLEGLFPYSFSENNNVIDKNKDHSGDDGNRDYSVKPKTLQSGVLRTNCIDCLDRTNVAQYAYGLVALGSQLQVLGFTESPHIDLDDPLAKEVMTAYESMGDTLAFQYGGSAAHNKIFSERRGQWKAAAQSQELIRTIQRYYNNTYLDGAKQKAINIFLGHFQPQQGKPLLWELDSDQHYNVGNYGPNLADGIDGSFIRRSQSDGDIISESDATIRNLHAPDCQHSSKNPDKRSLLKSSSDTFTCESSICHCRQIYGGMGKDQFRESDHICYAEHGDACDCSNFLDVDSLSSGNSCEEELLERSISISSDNIVNEQITEAPATESGPILKERQSEEKHSDSFEKWVTHGEMLYV; translated from the exons ATGGAGATATCAAAGGAAAAGTTGCAGAAAAGTGTTGGTGTTGTTGATGGAGTTGACTCCAAGTCTTGCTACATGCAGAAGTTTAGGCTCTATGAAACTCGTTCG AGATTCTACATGATTGGAAGAGACAAAAGCCGAACATTTTGGAGGGTCTTAAAGATCGACAGATTGGAGCCATCCGAGTTAAATATCGTCGAAGATCCTACATTATACTCAGAAGCCGAGTGTTGTGACATTTTGAAGCGTATTCATGACGGAAACAAGTCCACTGGCGGGCTTAAATTCGTAACAACTTGCTATGGAATCATCG GATTTATCAAATTTCTTGAGCCATACTACATGCTGCTTATAACAAAACGGAAGAAGATTGGCACGATATGCGGACACGATGTATATGCTATCACAAAGAGCGAAATGGTTCCGATTCCACATCCAAGTGTGCGATCGAAATTGGCATATTCTAAGGATGAGAACAG ATACAAGAAGCTTCTATGCAGTATGGATCTTACAAAGGACTTCTTTTACAGCTACTCGTACAACATCATGCTAAGTCTTCAAAAGAACTTATCTGGTCATAATGTTATGGGACAATCACTTTATGAAACACTTTTTGTTTGGAACGAGTTCTTAACTCGTGGAATCAGGAATACACTCCAGAATACTTCCTGGACTGTTGCCTTAGTCTACGGCTTTTTTAAACAG GTTAACCTCTCTATATCCGGCCGTGAGTTCAATATGATTATTATTGCTAGGCGCTCAAGGCACTATGCTGGTACCAG ATATTTGAAACGAGGAGTCAACGAACGTGGTAGAGTTGCTAATGATGTTGAGACGGAGCAAATAGTCTTTGCAGATGCTAGTGATGGATCCCCGATGCAAATCAGTTCGGTGGTGCAAATACGGGGTTCAATCCCTCTCTTCTGGTCTCAGGAAGCCTCGCCGTTGAATATGAAACCTGATATTATAT TATCTCAAAAGGATGCAATGTTTGAAGCCACAAGACTTCATTTCGACAATCTTGTCAAGCGATACGGAAATCCGATAATTATACTGAACTTGATTAAG ACTCGTGAGAAAAAGCCTCGTGAAACTATCCTGCGAACCGAGTTCGCTAATGCTGTTAAGTCTATTAATCAAAATTTGAGCGGGGATGAACGCCTGAGGTTTCTTCACTGGGATCTGCATCGACACTCAAGACG CAGCAAGGCCACCAATGTGCTATTGCAGCTGGGAAAAGTGGCCGCGTTTGCGTTGAAGCTAACTGGCATCTTCTACTGTCCAGTTACACCAAACATGAAGCTAGAGGGATTATTCCCATATTCGTTCTCCGA AAATAACAACGTCATTGATAAAAACAAAGATCACAGTGGCGATGACGGGAACAGAGATTACAGTGTCAAACCGAAGACACTTCAATCAGGCGTGTTGAGGACAAATTGCATAGATTGTTTAGACCGCACCAACGTTGCGCAATATGCTTATGGACTAGTTGCACTTGGAAGTCAGTTACAAGTGTTAGGATTTACTGAAAGCCCGCATATTGATCTTGACGACCCTTTGGCAAAGGAAGTGATGACAGCTTATGAGTCCATGGGAGACACACTAGCCTTTCAATATGGCGGTTCTGCAGCGCACAACAAG ATATTTTCTGAAAGAAGAGGTCAATGGAAGGCAGCAGCACAATCCCAAGAACTTATTCGAACCATACAGCGTTATTACAACAATACGTATTTGGACGGTGCTAAACAAAAAGCCATTAACAT ATTCTTGGGGCATTTTCAGCCACAGCAGGGAAAACCATTACTTTGGGAGCTTGATTCAGATCAACATTACAATGTTGGAAATTATGGACCAAATTTAGCGGACGGAATTGATGG GTCATTTATTAGAAGATCACAATCCGATGGTGATATTATCAGCGAAAGTGATGCTACAATTAGGAATTTGCATGCTCCAGACTGTCAACACTCGTCTAAAAATCCCGATAAACGATCTCTTTTGAAGTCTAGTTCAGACACATTCACTTGTGAAAGTTCTATTTGTCATTGCAG GCAAATTTATGGAGGAATGGGAAAGGACCAATTTCGTGAAAGCGATCACATTTGTTATGCGGAACATGGAGATGCATGTGATTGCTCCAATTTCCTCGATGTGGACTCGCTTTCTTCTGGAAATTCTTGTGAAGAGGAACTACTTGAAAG GTCAATCAGCATCTCCTCAGACAACATTGTGAATGAACAAATAACTGAGGCGCCTGCAACTGAATCTGGACCTATCTTGAAG GAGAGGCAAAGTGAAGAAAAACATAGTGATAGCTTTGAAAAGTGGGTGACTCATGGTGAGATGCTTTATGTTTGA
- the LOC127076219 gene encoding phosphoinositide phosphatase SAC2 isoform X2: MEISKEKLQKSVGVVDGVDSKSCYMQKFRLYETRSRFYMIGRDKSRTFWRVLKIDRLEPSELNIVEDPTLYSEAECCDILKRIHDGNKSTGGLKFVTTCYGIIGFIKFLEPYYMLLITKRKKIGTICGHDVYAITKSEMVPIPHPSVRSKLAYSKDENRYKKLLCSMDLTKDFFYSYSYNIMLSLQKNLSGHNVMGQSLYETLFVWNEFLTRGIRNTLQNTSWTVALVYGFFKQVNLSISGREFNMIIIARRSRHYAGTRYLKRGVNERGRVANDVETEQIVFADASDGSPMQISSVVQIRGSIPLFWSQEASPLNMKPDIILSQKDAMFEATRLHFDNLVKRYGNPIIILNLIKTREKKPRETILRTEFANAVKSINQNLSGDERLRFLHWDLHRHSRRKATNVLLQLGKVAAFALKLTGIFYCPVTPNMKLEGLFPYSFSENNNVIDKNKDHSGDDGNRDYSVKPKTLQSGVLRTNCIDCLDRTNVAQYAYGLVALGSQLQVLGFTESPHIDLDDPLAKEVMTAYESMGDTLAFQYGGSAAHNKIFSERRGQWKAAAQSQELIRTIQRYYNNTYLDGAKQKAINIFLGHFQPQQGKPLLWELDSDQHYNVGNYGPNLADGIDGSFIRRSQSDGDIISESDATIRNLHAPDCQHSSKNPDKRSLLKSSSDTFTCESSICHCRQIYGGMGKDQFRESDHICYAEHGDACDCSNFLDVDSLSSGNSCEEELLERSISISSDNIVNEQITEAPATESGPILKERQSEEKHSDSFEKWVTHGEMLYV, encoded by the exons ATGGAGATATCAAAGGAAAAGTTGCAGAAAAGTGTTGGTGTTGTTGATGGAGTTGACTCCAAGTCTTGCTACATGCAGAAGTTTAGGCTCTATGAAACTCGTTCG AGATTCTACATGATTGGAAGAGACAAAAGCCGAACATTTTGGAGGGTCTTAAAGATCGACAGATTGGAGCCATCCGAGTTAAATATCGTCGAAGATCCTACATTATACTCAGAAGCCGAGTGTTGTGACATTTTGAAGCGTATTCATGACGGAAACAAGTCCACTGGCGGGCTTAAATTCGTAACAACTTGCTATGGAATCATCG GATTTATCAAATTTCTTGAGCCATACTACATGCTGCTTATAACAAAACGGAAGAAGATTGGCACGATATGCGGACACGATGTATATGCTATCACAAAGAGCGAAATGGTTCCGATTCCACATCCAAGTGTGCGATCGAAATTGGCATATTCTAAGGATGAGAACAG ATACAAGAAGCTTCTATGCAGTATGGATCTTACAAAGGACTTCTTTTACAGCTACTCGTACAACATCATGCTAAGTCTTCAAAAGAACTTATCTGGTCATAATGTTATGGGACAATCACTTTATGAAACACTTTTTGTTTGGAACGAGTTCTTAACTCGTGGAATCAGGAATACACTCCAGAATACTTCCTGGACTGTTGCCTTAGTCTACGGCTTTTTTAAACAG GTTAACCTCTCTATATCCGGCCGTGAGTTCAATATGATTATTATTGCTAGGCGCTCAAGGCACTATGCTGGTACCAG ATATTTGAAACGAGGAGTCAACGAACGTGGTAGAGTTGCTAATGATGTTGAGACGGAGCAAATAGTCTTTGCAGATGCTAGTGATGGATCCCCGATGCAAATCAGTTCGGTGGTGCAAATACGGGGTTCAATCCCTCTCTTCTGGTCTCAGGAAGCCTCGCCGTTGAATATGAAACCTGATATTATAT TATCTCAAAAGGATGCAATGTTTGAAGCCACAAGACTTCATTTCGACAATCTTGTCAAGCGATACGGAAATCCGATAATTATACTGAACTTGATTAAG ACTCGTGAGAAAAAGCCTCGTGAAACTATCCTGCGAACCGAGTTCGCTAATGCTGTTAAGTCTATTAATCAAAATTTGAGCGGGGATGAACGCCTGAGGTTTCTTCACTGGGATCTGCATCGACACTCAAGACG CAAGGCCACCAATGTGCTATTGCAGCTGGGAAAAGTGGCCGCGTTTGCGTTGAAGCTAACTGGCATCTTCTACTGTCCAGTTACACCAAACATGAAGCTAGAGGGATTATTCCCATATTCGTTCTCCGA AAATAACAACGTCATTGATAAAAACAAAGATCACAGTGGCGATGACGGGAACAGAGATTACAGTGTCAAACCGAAGACACTTCAATCAGGCGTGTTGAGGACAAATTGCATAGATTGTTTAGACCGCACCAACGTTGCGCAATATGCTTATGGACTAGTTGCACTTGGAAGTCAGTTACAAGTGTTAGGATTTACTGAAAGCCCGCATATTGATCTTGACGACCCTTTGGCAAAGGAAGTGATGACAGCTTATGAGTCCATGGGAGACACACTAGCCTTTCAATATGGCGGTTCTGCAGCGCACAACAAG ATATTTTCTGAAAGAAGAGGTCAATGGAAGGCAGCAGCACAATCCCAAGAACTTATTCGAACCATACAGCGTTATTACAACAATACGTATTTGGACGGTGCTAAACAAAAAGCCATTAACAT ATTCTTGGGGCATTTTCAGCCACAGCAGGGAAAACCATTACTTTGGGAGCTTGATTCAGATCAACATTACAATGTTGGAAATTATGGACCAAATTTAGCGGACGGAATTGATGG GTCATTTATTAGAAGATCACAATCCGATGGTGATATTATCAGCGAAAGTGATGCTACAATTAGGAATTTGCATGCTCCAGACTGTCAACACTCGTCTAAAAATCCCGATAAACGATCTCTTTTGAAGTCTAGTTCAGACACATTCACTTGTGAAAGTTCTATTTGTCATTGCAG GCAAATTTATGGAGGAATGGGAAAGGACCAATTTCGTGAAAGCGATCACATTTGTTATGCGGAACATGGAGATGCATGTGATTGCTCCAATTTCCTCGATGTGGACTCGCTTTCTTCTGGAAATTCTTGTGAAGAGGAACTACTTGAAAG GTCAATCAGCATCTCCTCAGACAACATTGTGAATGAACAAATAACTGAGGCGCCTGCAACTGAATCTGGACCTATCTTGAAG GAGAGGCAAAGTGAAGAAAAACATAGTGATAGCTTTGAAAAGTGGGTGACTCATGGTGAGATGCTTTATGTTTGA